In a single window of the Gossypium hirsutum isolate 1008001.06 chromosome A13, Gossypium_hirsutum_v2.1, whole genome shotgun sequence genome:
- the LOC121212347 gene encoding uncharacterized protein, protein MKHDIGGLEAALQECKLRIEQFEAREEQWKGELHHLQDQVGNRDYLMGEALVQDQLQEQLAKMQNDMREQMLEAQKNMMAEMSQLLRATDKGKAPMTITGEDGEDHPLGFTPPHVPTPTEALPRRPSVSIRPQQGSVDAGIPINFPTGSGFNLGDNPVNLVIPDLDMAEKEVFRTEAARQLEERYKWLEEKFKALENADGHHRVDAKDLSLVPDLIWRKVAIQVQPPLLEKESTMLFINTLKAPFITHMIGNTTKSFANIVMVGEMIENAIRGGKIEGEATKRLAPMRKDSEVNNTSTFNVKAITVGQLKTAAVKQQSYQRQELGTRKNSERMQFTPIPVTCEYHAGIPGHSIENCTCFKKAVERLIKMGVVKFDNTPNTKNPLPNHSDQGVNAISEASERRMKEDVAEVRMPMKVIWEEMMKRGMLTSKNERRETRNYGEFHEKEGHEVQDCEEFKALKGTSWPRIIISLLRNNKVGAYTEPKVIIHKPTPFPYKDSNRVPWSYGCSVTVPEEENIVSTSKDVQVEGPHTRSGKRYDMVGVKEEPTKLKNVSAEKEKEAEVPVKELVKEEKAKEFLKFLKHSKYSMVEQLRRQPARISVLALLLSSEVHRNALLRVLNETYVTHDISVNKLDRLVNNISANNFIYFNDNEIPPGGRGSTKALHITTRCKGYTLSSVLVDNGSALKVLPLSTLNRLPIDGSHMKTCQNMVRAFDGTERKVIGRIDIPLEIGPRRPWIHSAGAVPSSLHQKLKLVTDGRLVTINAEEDIIATVTSKAPYVETNEEFIECSFRTLEFVNPTFISEGSEPPVPKIARMALQMMVGKEALPGRGLGKYLQGGIQIPELKEKRDHFGLGFKPDYKQRRKEVEKRQEGRRARHNGRKVE, encoded by the exons atgaagcacGATATTGGAGGGTTGGAAGCAGCACTACAGGAATGTAAGCTGCGGATTGAGCAGTTCGAGGCAAGAGAAGAACAATGGAAGGGAGAACTTCACCATCTTCAGGATCAAGTTGGAAATAGGGATTATCTCATGGGAGAAGCCTTAGTTCAG GACCAATTGCAAGAGCAATTGGCAAAAATGCAAAACgacatgagggagcaaatgtTGGAGGCTCAAAAGAACATGATGGCTGAGATGAGTCAACTACTGAGGGCCACTGATAAGGGAAAGGCTCCCATGACAATTACTGGTGAGGATGGTGAGGATCATCCTCTAGGTTTCACCCCACCCCATGTGCCTACACCAACTGAGGCACTTCCTAGGAGGCCGTCTGTCTCTATAAGGCCTCAACAAGGGTCGGTTGATGCTGGGATCCCCATAAATTTCCCAACTGGTTCGGGATTTAATTTGGGCGACAATCCTGTAAATCTTGTCATTCCTGACTTAGACATGGCTGAAAAAGAGGTTTTTAGAACTGAGGCTGCAAGACAGTTAGAAGAACGCTacaaatggttggaggaaaaattcaaggCTTTAGAGAATGCTGATGGGCATCATAGAGTTGATGCCAAAGATCTAAGCttggtcccagacttg ataTGGAGAAAGGTGGCAATACAAGTTCAACCACCGTTGTTGGAAAAGGAGAGTACCATGTTGTTCATCAACACTCTAAAGGctccattcatcactcacatgattgggAACACCACTAAAAGCTTCGCGAATATAGTCATGGTGGGAGAGATGATCGAGAATGCCATAAGGGGTGGTAAAATCGAGGGGGAAGCGACCAAAAGATTGGCTCCAATGAGAAAGGATAGTGAAGTGAATAACACAAGCACCTTCAACGTGAAggcaatcacagttggtcaactTAAAACAGCTGCGGTTAAGCAACAGAGTTATCAAAGGCAGGAATTGGGTACAAGGAAGAATTCTGAAAGGATGCAGTTCACGCCTATCCCCGTCAC ATGCGAATACCATGCTGGAATACCGGGACATTCAATCGAAAACTGTACATGTTTTAAGAAGGCCGTAGAGAGGCTTATTAAGATGGGGGTAGTGAAGTTCGACAATACCCCTAATACTAAAAATCCATTGCCAAATCATAGcgatcaaggagtgaatgccattaGCGAAGCCAGTGAGAGAAGAATGAAGGAAGACGTTGCTGAGGTGAGGATGCCTATGAAGGTGATTTGGGAGGAGATGATGAAGAGAGGCATGTTAACCTCTAAAAATGAGAGAAGAGAAACAAGGAACTATGGTGAGTTCCATGAGAAAGAAGGACATGAAGTTCAAGATTGTGAAGAATTCAAGGCCTTG AAAGGAACTAGCTGGCCAAGGATTATTATTTCCCTGCTGAGGAATAATAAAGTGGGGGCATACACAGAGCCTAAGGTCATTATCCATAAACCTACGCCTTTCCCTTATAAGGATAGCAATAGGGTACCATGGAGCTATGGCTGTAGTGTGACAGTGCCGGAGGAGGAGAATATAGTTAGTACGTCTAAAGATGTACAAGTTGAGGGTCCCCATACACGGAGTGGGAAGCGGTATGATATGGTGGGCGTCAAAGAGGAGCCTACAAAATTAAAGAATGTAAGTGCGGAGAAGGAAAAAGAGGCTGAAGTGCCTGTTAAGGAGCTAGTAAAAGAGGAGAAGGctaaggaatttctaaagttccttaagcatagcaAGTATAGTATGGTCGAGCAGTTGCGTAGGCAGCCGGCTCGCATATCAGTATTGGCTCTACTTCTGAGTTCTGAGGTGCATCGAAATGCATTGCTAAGGGTGCTCAatgaaacatatgtcacccatgacatatcTGTTAACAAGCTGGACCGGTTGGTAAATAACATAAGTGCGAATAATTTCATCTACTTTAATGATAATGAAATCCCACCAGGGGGCAGGGGGTCAAcaaaggccttgcacatcaccaCTCGATGCAAGGGGTACACACTCTCAAGCGTGCTCGTCGATAATGGATCAGCTTTGAAAGTTCTACCGTTGTCTacattgaacagattacccattgacgGTTCTCACATGAAGACATGTCAAAATATGGTAAGAGCCTTCGACGGTACAGAAAGGAAGGTGATAGGAAGGATTGACATCCCCTTGGAAATTGGGCCGA ggaggccatggatacattCAGCGGGAGCAGTGCCCTCATCGTTAcaccaaaaattaaagttagtgaCGGATGGACGGTTAGTAACCATCAATGCAGAGGAGGACATTATAGCCACAGTCACTAGTAAGGCCCCTTATGTCGAGACGAACGAAGAGTTTATTGAGTGTTCCTTTCGCACTTTAGAATTTGTGAATCCAACCTTCATTTCAGAAGGGAGTGAGCCACCGGTGCCAAAGATAGCAAGAATGGCTCTACAAATGATGGTGGGAAAGGAAGCCTTACCAGGAAGAGGGTTAGGAAAATACCTGCAAGGAGGAATTCAGATCCCAGAACTGAAAGAGAAGAGAGATCACTTTGGtttgggcttcaagccagactATAAGCAAAGGAGGAAGGAAGTTGAGAAGCGCCAAGAGGGAAGGAGGGCACGCCATAATGGAAGAAAAGTGGAGTGA